From Piliocolobus tephrosceles isolate RC106 chromosome 16, ASM277652v3, whole genome shotgun sequence, the proteins below share one genomic window:
- the GPS1 gene encoding COP9 signalosome complex subunit 1 isoform X13 gives MPLPVQVFNLQQPASSVSGSGGAESQDRMRDSSAPSSASSSVTDLYRTPHSSRSDLLLPGTAGDFSLSASLSACTLLYEGAVEPMQIDVDPQEDPQNAPDVNYVVENPSLDLEQYAASYSGLMRIERLQFIADHCPTLRVEALKMALSFVQRTFNVDMYEEIHRKLSEATRELQNAPDAIPESGVEPPPLDTAWVEATRKKALLKLEKLDTDLKNYKGNSIKESIRRGHDDLGDHYLDCGDLSNALKCYSRARDYCTSAKHVINMCLNVIKVSVYLQNWSHVLSYVSKAESTPEIAEQRGERDSQTQAILTKLKCAAGLAELAARKYKQAAKCLLLASFDHCDFPELLSPSNVAIYGGLCALATFDRQELQRNVISSSSFKLFLELEPQVRDIIFKFYESKYASCLKMLDEMKDNLLLDMYLAPHVRTLYTQIRNRALIQYFSPYVSADMHRMAAAFNTTVAALEDELTQLILEGLISARVDSHSKILYARDVDQRSTTFEKSLLMGKEFQRRAKAMMLRAAVLRNQIHVKSPPREGSQGELTPANSQSRMSTNM, from the exons ATGCCGCTGCCGGTTCAGGTGTTTAACTTGCAG CAGCCAGCCAGCTCTGTGTCAGGGTCGGGGGGTGCAGAAAGTCAGGACAGAATGAGGGATAGCTCGGCCCCCAGCTCGGCCTCCTCGTCAGTGACAGATCTATACCGCACCCCTCACAGCAGTAGGTCAGATCTCCTCCTGCCCGGTACGGCCGGGGACTTCAGCCTGAGCGCCAGCCTGTCGGCCTGTACGCTGCTCTACGAG GGGGCTGTGGAGCCCATGCAGATCGACGTGGACCCCCAGGAAGACCCGCAGAATGCACCCGACGTCAACTACGTGGTGGAGAACCCCAGCCTG GATCTGGAGCAGTACGCAGCCAGTTACAGCGGCCTGATGCGCATCGAACGGCTGCAGTTCATTGCTGATCACTGCCCCACGCTGCGGGTGGAGGCCCTGAAGATGGCCCTCTCCTTCGTGCAGAGAACCTTTAATGTGGACATGTATGAGGAGATCCACCGCAAGCTCTCAGAGGCCACCAG GGAGCTGCAGAACGCACCCGACGCCATCCCCGAGAGCGGCGTGGAGCCCCCACCCTTGGACACGGCCTGGGTGGAGGCCACGCGGAAGAAGGCCCTGCTGAAGCTGGAGAAGCTGGACACAGACCTGAAGAACTACAAAGGCAACTCCATCAAGGAGAGCATCCGGCGCGGCCACGACGACCTGGGCGACCACTACCTGGACTGTGGCGACCTCAGCAACGCCCTCAAGTGCTACTCCCGGGCCCGGGACTACTGCACCAGCGCCAAGCACGTCATCAACATGTGCCTCAACGTCATCAAG GTCAGCGTCTACTTACAGAATTGGTCTCATGTGCTCAGCTATGTCAGCAAGGCTGAGTCTACCCCGGAGATTGCTGAG CAGCGAGGAGAGCGTGACAGCCAGACCCAGGCCATCCTCACCAAGCTCAAGTGTGCCGCAG GTTTGGCGGAGCTGGCCGCCAGGAAGTACAAGCAGGCTGCCAAGTGCCTCCTGCTGGCTTCCTTTGATCACTGCGACTTCCCTGAG CTGCTGTCCCCCAGCAACGTGGCCATCTACGGTGGCCTGTGCGCCTTGGCTACCTTTGACCGGCAGGAGCTGCAGCGCAATGTCATCTCCAGTAG CTCCTTCAAGTTGTTCTTGGAGCTGGAGCCGCAGGTCCGAGACATCATCTTCAAATTCTACGAGTCCAAGTACGCCTCATGCCTCAAGATGCTGGACGAGATGAAG GACAACCTGCTCCTGGACATGTATTTGGCTCCCCACGTCAGGACCCTGTACACCCAGATTCGCAACCGTGCCCTCATCCAG TATTTCAGCCCCTACGTGTCGGCCGACATGCATAGGATGGCGGCGGCTTTCAACACCACAGTGGCTGCCCTGGAGGACGAGCTGACGCAGCTAATCCTGGAGGGGCTGATCAGTGCCCGCGTGGACTCACACAGCAAG ATCCTCTATGCCCGGGATGTGGACCAGCGCAGCACCACCTTTGAGAAGTCTCTGCTGATGGGCAAGGAGTTCCAGCGCCGCGCCAAGGCCATGATGCTGCGGGCAGCTGTGCTCCGCAACCAGATCCACGTCAAG TCCCCACCCAGAGAAGGGAGCCAGGGGGAGCTgactccagccaacagccagtcTCGGATGAGCACCAACATGTGA
- the GPS1 gene encoding COP9 signalosome complex subunit 1 isoform X14 → MPLPVQVFNLQQPASSVSGSGGAESQDRMRDSSAPSSASSSVTDLYRTPHSSRSDLLLPGTAGDFSLSASLSACTLLYEGAVEPMQIDVDPQEDPQNAPDVNYVVENPSLDLEQYAASYSGLMRIERLQFIADHCPTLRVEALKMALSFVQRTFNVDMYEEIHRKLSEATRELQNAPDAIPESGVEPPPLDTAWVEATRKKALLKLEKLDTDLKNYKGNSIKESIRRGHDDLGDHYLDCGDLSNALKCYSRARDYCTSAKHVINMCLNVIKVSVYLQNWSHVLSYVSKAESTPEIAERGERDSQTQAILTKLKCAAGLAELAARKYKQAAKCLLLASFDHCDFPELLSPSNVAIYGGLCALATFDRQELQRNVISSSSFKLFLELEPQVRDIIFKFYESKYASCLKMLDEMKDNLLLDMYLAPHVRTLYTQIRNRALIQYFSPYVSADMHRMAAAFNTTVAALEDELTQLILEGLISARVDSHSKILYARDVDQRSTTFEKSLLMGKEFQRRAKAMMLRAAVLRNQIHVKSPPREGSQGELTPANSQSRMSTNM, encoded by the exons ATGCCGCTGCCGGTTCAGGTGTTTAACTTGCAG CAGCCAGCCAGCTCTGTGTCAGGGTCGGGGGGTGCAGAAAGTCAGGACAGAATGAGGGATAGCTCGGCCCCCAGCTCGGCCTCCTCGTCAGTGACAGATCTATACCGCACCCCTCACAGCAGTAGGTCAGATCTCCTCCTGCCCGGTACGGCCGGGGACTTCAGCCTGAGCGCCAGCCTGTCGGCCTGTACGCTGCTCTACGAG GGGGCTGTGGAGCCCATGCAGATCGACGTGGACCCCCAGGAAGACCCGCAGAATGCACCCGACGTCAACTACGTGGTGGAGAACCCCAGCCTG GATCTGGAGCAGTACGCAGCCAGTTACAGCGGCCTGATGCGCATCGAACGGCTGCAGTTCATTGCTGATCACTGCCCCACGCTGCGGGTGGAGGCCCTGAAGATGGCCCTCTCCTTCGTGCAGAGAACCTTTAATGTGGACATGTATGAGGAGATCCACCGCAAGCTCTCAGAGGCCACCAG GGAGCTGCAGAACGCACCCGACGCCATCCCCGAGAGCGGCGTGGAGCCCCCACCCTTGGACACGGCCTGGGTGGAGGCCACGCGGAAGAAGGCCCTGCTGAAGCTGGAGAAGCTGGACACAGACCTGAAGAACTACAAAGGCAACTCCATCAAGGAGAGCATCCGGCGCGGCCACGACGACCTGGGCGACCACTACCTGGACTGTGGCGACCTCAGCAACGCCCTCAAGTGCTACTCCCGGGCCCGGGACTACTGCACCAGCGCCAAGCACGTCATCAACATGTGCCTCAACGTCATCAAG GTCAGCGTCTACTTACAGAATTGGTCTCATGTGCTCAGCTATGTCAGCAAGGCTGAGTCTACCCCGGAGATTGCTGAG CGAGGAGAGCGTGACAGCCAGACCCAGGCCATCCTCACCAAGCTCAAGTGTGCCGCAG GTTTGGCGGAGCTGGCCGCCAGGAAGTACAAGCAGGCTGCCAAGTGCCTCCTGCTGGCTTCCTTTGATCACTGCGACTTCCCTGAG CTGCTGTCCCCCAGCAACGTGGCCATCTACGGTGGCCTGTGCGCCTTGGCTACCTTTGACCGGCAGGAGCTGCAGCGCAATGTCATCTCCAGTAG CTCCTTCAAGTTGTTCTTGGAGCTGGAGCCGCAGGTCCGAGACATCATCTTCAAATTCTACGAGTCCAAGTACGCCTCATGCCTCAAGATGCTGGACGAGATGAAG GACAACCTGCTCCTGGACATGTATTTGGCTCCCCACGTCAGGACCCTGTACACCCAGATTCGCAACCGTGCCCTCATCCAG TATTTCAGCCCCTACGTGTCGGCCGACATGCATAGGATGGCGGCGGCTTTCAACACCACAGTGGCTGCCCTGGAGGACGAGCTGACGCAGCTAATCCTGGAGGGGCTGATCAGTGCCCGCGTGGACTCACACAGCAAG ATCCTCTATGCCCGGGATGTGGACCAGCGCAGCACCACCTTTGAGAAGTCTCTGCTGATGGGCAAGGAGTTCCAGCGCCGCGCCAAGGCCATGATGCTGCGGGCAGCTGTGCTCCGCAACCAGATCCACGTCAAG TCCCCACCCAGAGAAGGGAGCCAGGGGGAGCTgactccagccaacagccagtcTCGGATGAGCACCAACATGTGA
- the GPS1 gene encoding COP9 signalosome complex subunit 1 isoform X15 gives MPLPVQVFNLQGAVEPMQIDVDPQEDPQNAPDVNYVVENPSLDLEQYAASYSGLMRIERLQFIADHCPTLRVEALKMALSFVQRTFNVDMYEEIHRKLSEATRSSLRELQNAPDAIPESGVEPPPLDTAWVEATRKKALLKLEKLDTDLKNYKGNSIKESIRRGHDDLGDHYLDCGDLSNALKCYSRARDYCTSAKHVINMCLNVIKVSVYLQNWSHVLSYVSKAESTPEIAEQRGERDSQTQAILTKLKCAAGLAELAARKYKQAAKCLLLASFDHCDFPELLSPSNVAIYGGLCALATFDRQELQRNVISSSSFKLFLELEPQVRDIIFKFYESKYASCLKMLDEMKDNLLLDMYLAPHVRTLYTQIRNRALIQYFSPYVSADMHRMAAAFNTTVAALEDELTQLILEGLISARVDSHSKILYARDVDQRSTTFEKSLLMGKEFQRRAKAMMLRAAVLRNQIHVKSPPREGSQGELTPANSQSRMSTNM, from the exons ATGCCGCTGCCGGTTCAGGTGTTTAACTTGCAG GGGGCTGTGGAGCCCATGCAGATCGACGTGGACCCCCAGGAAGACCCGCAGAATGCACCCGACGTCAACTACGTGGTGGAGAACCCCAGCCTG GATCTGGAGCAGTACGCAGCCAGTTACAGCGGCCTGATGCGCATCGAACGGCTGCAGTTCATTGCTGATCACTGCCCCACGCTGCGGGTGGAGGCCCTGAAGATGGCCCTCTCCTTCGTGCAGAGAACCTTTAATGTGGACATGTATGAGGAGATCCACCGCAAGCTCTCAGAGGCCACCAG GTCCTCTCTCAGGGAGCTGCAGAACGCACCCGACGCCATCCCCGAGAGCGGCGTGGAGCCCCCACCCTTGGACACGGCCTGGGTGGAGGCCACGCGGAAGAAGGCCCTGCTGAAGCTGGAGAAGCTGGACACAGACCTGAAGAACTACAAAGGCAACTCCATCAAGGAGAGCATCCGGCGCGGCCACGACGACCTGGGCGACCACTACCTGGACTGTGGCGACCTCAGCAACGCCCTCAAGTGCTACTCCCGGGCCCGGGACTACTGCACCAGCGCCAAGCACGTCATCAACATGTGCCTCAACGTCATCAAG GTCAGCGTCTACTTACAGAATTGGTCTCATGTGCTCAGCTATGTCAGCAAGGCTGAGTCTACCCCGGAGATTGCTGAG CAGCGAGGAGAGCGTGACAGCCAGACCCAGGCCATCCTCACCAAGCTCAAGTGTGCCGCAG GTTTGGCGGAGCTGGCCGCCAGGAAGTACAAGCAGGCTGCCAAGTGCCTCCTGCTGGCTTCCTTTGATCACTGCGACTTCCCTGAG CTGCTGTCCCCCAGCAACGTGGCCATCTACGGTGGCCTGTGCGCCTTGGCTACCTTTGACCGGCAGGAGCTGCAGCGCAATGTCATCTCCAGTAG CTCCTTCAAGTTGTTCTTGGAGCTGGAGCCGCAGGTCCGAGACATCATCTTCAAATTCTACGAGTCCAAGTACGCCTCATGCCTCAAGATGCTGGACGAGATGAAG GACAACCTGCTCCTGGACATGTATTTGGCTCCCCACGTCAGGACCCTGTACACCCAGATTCGCAACCGTGCCCTCATCCAG TATTTCAGCCCCTACGTGTCGGCCGACATGCATAGGATGGCGGCGGCTTTCAACACCACAGTGGCTGCCCTGGAGGACGAGCTGACGCAGCTAATCCTGGAGGGGCTGATCAGTGCCCGCGTGGACTCACACAGCAAG ATCCTCTATGCCCGGGATGTGGACCAGCGCAGCACCACCTTTGAGAAGTCTCTGCTGATGGGCAAGGAGTTCCAGCGCCGCGCCAAGGCCATGATGCTGCGGGCAGCTGTGCTCCGCAACCAGATCCACGTCAAG TCCCCACCCAGAGAAGGGAGCCAGGGGGAGCTgactccagccaacagccagtcTCGGATGAGCACCAACATGTGA
- the GPS1 gene encoding COP9 signalosome complex subunit 1 isoform X5 — translation MPLPVQVFNLQGAVEPMQIDVDPQEDPQNAPDVNYVVENPSLDLEQYAASYSGLMRIERLQFIADHCPTLRVEALKMALSFVQRTFNVDMYEEIHRKLSEATRSSLRELQNAPDAIPESGVEPPPLDTAWVEATRKKALLKLEKLDTDLKNYKGNSIKESIRRGHDDLGDHYLDCGDLSNALKCYSRARDYCTSAKHVINMCLNVIKVSVYLQNWSHVLSYVSKAESTPEIAEQRGERDSQTQAILTKLKCAAGLAELAARKYKQAAKCLLLASFDHCDFPELLSPSNVAIYGGLCALATFDRQELQRNVISSSSFKLFLELEPQVRDIIFKFYESKYASCLKMLDEMKDNLLLDMYLAPHVRTLYTQIRNRALIQYFSPYVSADMHRMAAAFNTTVAALEDELTQLILEGLISARVDSHSKILYARDVDQRSTTFEKSLLMGKEFQRRAKAMMLRAAVLRNQIHVKVGRRQSGRVHSMWGLVGELLLVSPAVPTQRREPGGADSSQQPVSDEHQHVRGGPWPPGHLHPLPISTDLLASRRLSAACNPAKRPGHWVPPSLHALAGAREAGGCWLWPFLEGEACRARPCGFLSPGSRLRHPGPAAPVPRPFLFPPPSDADKWAVPIKGQTERCCWLFFPAGQEFLRAVSLGLGLEAGPGETNGQPGPRAQ, via the exons ATGCCGCTGCCGGTTCAGGTGTTTAACTTGCAG GGGGCTGTGGAGCCCATGCAGATCGACGTGGACCCCCAGGAAGACCCGCAGAATGCACCCGACGTCAACTACGTGGTGGAGAACCCCAGCCTG GATCTGGAGCAGTACGCAGCCAGTTACAGCGGCCTGATGCGCATCGAACGGCTGCAGTTCATTGCTGATCACTGCCCCACGCTGCGGGTGGAGGCCCTGAAGATGGCCCTCTCCTTCGTGCAGAGAACCTTTAATGTGGACATGTATGAGGAGATCCACCGCAAGCTCTCAGAGGCCACCAG GTCCTCTCTCAGGGAGCTGCAGAACGCACCCGACGCCATCCCCGAGAGCGGCGTGGAGCCCCCACCCTTGGACACGGCCTGGGTGGAGGCCACGCGGAAGAAGGCCCTGCTGAAGCTGGAGAAGCTGGACACAGACCTGAAGAACTACAAAGGCAACTCCATCAAGGAGAGCATCCGGCGCGGCCACGACGACCTGGGCGACCACTACCTGGACTGTGGCGACCTCAGCAACGCCCTCAAGTGCTACTCCCGGGCCCGGGACTACTGCACCAGCGCCAAGCACGTCATCAACATGTGCCTCAACGTCATCAAG GTCAGCGTCTACTTACAGAATTGGTCTCATGTGCTCAGCTATGTCAGCAAGGCTGAGTCTACCCCGGAGATTGCTGAG CAGCGAGGAGAGCGTGACAGCCAGACCCAGGCCATCCTCACCAAGCTCAAGTGTGCCGCAG GTTTGGCGGAGCTGGCCGCCAGGAAGTACAAGCAGGCTGCCAAGTGCCTCCTGCTGGCTTCCTTTGATCACTGCGACTTCCCTGAG CTGCTGTCCCCCAGCAACGTGGCCATCTACGGTGGCCTGTGCGCCTTGGCTACCTTTGACCGGCAGGAGCTGCAGCGCAATGTCATCTCCAGTAG CTCCTTCAAGTTGTTCTTGGAGCTGGAGCCGCAGGTCCGAGACATCATCTTCAAATTCTACGAGTCCAAGTACGCCTCATGCCTCAAGATGCTGGACGAGATGAAG GACAACCTGCTCCTGGACATGTATTTGGCTCCCCACGTCAGGACCCTGTACACCCAGATTCGCAACCGTGCCCTCATCCAG TATTTCAGCCCCTACGTGTCGGCCGACATGCATAGGATGGCGGCGGCTTTCAACACCACAGTGGCTGCCCTGGAGGACGAGCTGACGCAGCTAATCCTGGAGGGGCTGATCAGTGCCCGCGTGGACTCACACAGCAAG ATCCTCTATGCCCGGGATGTGGACCAGCGCAGCACCACCTTTGAGAAGTCTCTGCTGATGGGCAAGGAGTTCCAGCGCCGCGCCAAGGCCATGATGCTGCGGGCAGCTGTGCTCCGCAACCAGATCCACGTCAAGGTGGGCAGGCGTCAGAGTGGGCGGGTGCACAGCATGTGGGGCCTGGTGGGTGAACTGCTTCTTGTCTCCCCTGCAGTCCCCACCCAGAGAAGGGAGCCAGGGGGAGCTgactccagccaacagccagtcTCGGATGAGCACCAACATGTGAGGGGTGGACCTTGGCCTCCAGGACATCTGCACCCCCTCCCCATCTCCACGGACCTCCTGGCCTCCAGGCGGCTCAGTGCTGCCTGCAACCCGGCTAAGAGGCCTGGCCACTGGGTGCCCCCCAGCCTGCATGCCCTTGCTGGGGCTAGGGAGGCAGGCGGCTGCTGGTTGTGGCCCTTCCTGGAAGGAGAGGCCTGCAGGGCTCGACCCTGTGGGTTTCTGTCCCCAGGGAGCAGACTGCGGCACCCAGGCCCAGCGGCACCAGTTCCCAGACCCTTCCTGTTCCCGCCTCCGTCAGATGCAGACAAGTGGGCGGTACCCATTAAAGGGCAGACTGAGCGTTGCTGTTGGCTGTTCTTTCCTGCTGGGCAGGAATTCCTGAGGGCTGTCTCCCTGGGGCTGGGcttggaggcagggcctggtgagACAAATGGGCAGCCTGGCCCTCGGGCTCAATAG
- the GPS1 gene encoding COP9 signalosome complex subunit 1 isoform X3, translating into MPLPVQVFNLQQPASSVSGSGGAESQDRMRDSSAPSSASSSVTDLYRTPHSSRSDLLLPGTAGDFSLSASLSACTLLYEGAVEPMQIDVDPQEDPQNAPDVNYVVENPSLDLEQYAASYSGLMRIERLQFIADHCPTLRVEALKMALSFVQRTFNVDMYEEIHRKLSEATRELQNAPDAIPESGVEPPPLDTAWVEATRKKALLKLEKLDTDLKNYKGNSIKESIRRGHDDLGDHYLDCGDLSNALKCYSRARDYCTSAKHVINMCLNVIKVSVYLQNWSHVLSYVSKAESTPEIAEQRGERDSQTQAILTKLKCAAGLAELAARKYKQAAKCLLLASFDHCDFPELLSPSNVAIYGGLCALATFDRQELQRNVISSSSFKLFLELEPQVRDIIFKFYESKYASCLKMLDEMKDNLLLDMYLAPHVRTLYTQIRNRALIQYFSPYVSADMHRMAAAFNTTVAALEDELTQLILEGLISARVDSHSKILYARDVDQRSTTFEKSLLMGKEFQRRAKAMMLRAAVLRNQIHVKVGRRQSGRVHSMWGLVGELLLVSPAVPTQRREPGGADSSQQPVSDEHQHVRGGPWPPGHLHPLPISTDLLASRRLSAACNPAKRPGHWVPPSLHALAGAREAGGCWLWPFLEGEACRARPCGFLSPGSRLRHPGPAAPVPRPFLFPPPSDADKWAVPIKGQTERCCWLFFPAGQEFLRAVSLGLGLEAGPGETNGQPGPRAQ; encoded by the exons ATGCCGCTGCCGGTTCAGGTGTTTAACTTGCAG CAGCCAGCCAGCTCTGTGTCAGGGTCGGGGGGTGCAGAAAGTCAGGACAGAATGAGGGATAGCTCGGCCCCCAGCTCGGCCTCCTCGTCAGTGACAGATCTATACCGCACCCCTCACAGCAGTAGGTCAGATCTCCTCCTGCCCGGTACGGCCGGGGACTTCAGCCTGAGCGCCAGCCTGTCGGCCTGTACGCTGCTCTACGAG GGGGCTGTGGAGCCCATGCAGATCGACGTGGACCCCCAGGAAGACCCGCAGAATGCACCCGACGTCAACTACGTGGTGGAGAACCCCAGCCTG GATCTGGAGCAGTACGCAGCCAGTTACAGCGGCCTGATGCGCATCGAACGGCTGCAGTTCATTGCTGATCACTGCCCCACGCTGCGGGTGGAGGCCCTGAAGATGGCCCTCTCCTTCGTGCAGAGAACCTTTAATGTGGACATGTATGAGGAGATCCACCGCAAGCTCTCAGAGGCCACCAG GGAGCTGCAGAACGCACCCGACGCCATCCCCGAGAGCGGCGTGGAGCCCCCACCCTTGGACACGGCCTGGGTGGAGGCCACGCGGAAGAAGGCCCTGCTGAAGCTGGAGAAGCTGGACACAGACCTGAAGAACTACAAAGGCAACTCCATCAAGGAGAGCATCCGGCGCGGCCACGACGACCTGGGCGACCACTACCTGGACTGTGGCGACCTCAGCAACGCCCTCAAGTGCTACTCCCGGGCCCGGGACTACTGCACCAGCGCCAAGCACGTCATCAACATGTGCCTCAACGTCATCAAG GTCAGCGTCTACTTACAGAATTGGTCTCATGTGCTCAGCTATGTCAGCAAGGCTGAGTCTACCCCGGAGATTGCTGAG CAGCGAGGAGAGCGTGACAGCCAGACCCAGGCCATCCTCACCAAGCTCAAGTGTGCCGCAG GTTTGGCGGAGCTGGCCGCCAGGAAGTACAAGCAGGCTGCCAAGTGCCTCCTGCTGGCTTCCTTTGATCACTGCGACTTCCCTGAG CTGCTGTCCCCCAGCAACGTGGCCATCTACGGTGGCCTGTGCGCCTTGGCTACCTTTGACCGGCAGGAGCTGCAGCGCAATGTCATCTCCAGTAG CTCCTTCAAGTTGTTCTTGGAGCTGGAGCCGCAGGTCCGAGACATCATCTTCAAATTCTACGAGTCCAAGTACGCCTCATGCCTCAAGATGCTGGACGAGATGAAG GACAACCTGCTCCTGGACATGTATTTGGCTCCCCACGTCAGGACCCTGTACACCCAGATTCGCAACCGTGCCCTCATCCAG TATTTCAGCCCCTACGTGTCGGCCGACATGCATAGGATGGCGGCGGCTTTCAACACCACAGTGGCTGCCCTGGAGGACGAGCTGACGCAGCTAATCCTGGAGGGGCTGATCAGTGCCCGCGTGGACTCACACAGCAAG ATCCTCTATGCCCGGGATGTGGACCAGCGCAGCACCACCTTTGAGAAGTCTCTGCTGATGGGCAAGGAGTTCCAGCGCCGCGCCAAGGCCATGATGCTGCGGGCAGCTGTGCTCCGCAACCAGATCCACGTCAAGGTGGGCAGGCGTCAGAGTGGGCGGGTGCACAGCATGTGGGGCCTGGTGGGTGAACTGCTTCTTGTCTCCCCTGCAGTCCCCACCCAGAGAAGGGAGCCAGGGGGAGCTgactccagccaacagccagtcTCGGATGAGCACCAACATGTGAGGGGTGGACCTTGGCCTCCAGGACATCTGCACCCCCTCCCCATCTCCACGGACCTCCTGGCCTCCAGGCGGCTCAGTGCTGCCTGCAACCCGGCTAAGAGGCCTGGCCACTGGGTGCCCCCCAGCCTGCATGCCCTTGCTGGGGCTAGGGAGGCAGGCGGCTGCTGGTTGTGGCCCTTCCTGGAAGGAGAGGCCTGCAGGGCTCGACCCTGTGGGTTTCTGTCCCCAGGGAGCAGACTGCGGCACCCAGGCCCAGCGGCACCAGTTCCCAGACCCTTCCTGTTCCCGCCTCCGTCAGATGCAGACAAGTGGGCGGTACCCATTAAAGGGCAGACTGAGCGTTGCTGTTGGCTGTTCTTTCCTGCTGGGCAGGAATTCCTGAGGGCTGTCTCCCTGGGGCTGGGcttggaggcagggcctggtgagACAAATGGGCAGCCTGGCCCTCGGGCTCAATAG